In a single window of the Pseudodesulfovibrio profundus genome:
- a CDS encoding branched-chain amino acid ABC transporter permease, with amino-acid sequence MDFIIQNILNALQWGSFYALIALGYTLVYGVLRLINFAHGDIFMVGAYIAFFLSGTMLGPALGFSPLVTFALAIPLTMALTACVGVTLERIAYRPLRRKGAHRLYVVITALMCGLILEYSNLAVLGASRLKFPELIEKTIWNIGGVTFTNLKVIVIVAAVAVFAFLNFIVTKTKIGMAMRGISYDKFAIPLMGIPIDTIIVFTFILGSGFAGLAGLLFAMSYPILEPFMGMIIGWKAFIAAVVGGIGDIRGAFYGGFLLGFIEVGVVTVFPSTYRDLFAFTILLIILWIKPTGLFGMPQSTKI; translated from the coding sequence GTGGACTTTATCATTCAAAACATCTTGAATGCGCTCCAATGGGGAAGCTTCTACGCACTGATCGCTCTTGGTTACACTTTGGTGTACGGCGTACTGCGTTTGATCAACTTCGCCCATGGAGACATCTTCATGGTGGGCGCGTACATCGCGTTTTTCCTGTCCGGCACGATGCTCGGTCCCGCTCTGGGGTTCTCCCCGCTGGTGACCTTCGCGCTGGCAATCCCCCTGACCATGGCCCTGACCGCCTGTGTGGGTGTAACGCTTGAACGCATTGCCTACCGCCCCTTGCGCCGCAAAGGTGCACATCGCCTTTACGTGGTCATCACGGCTCTCATGTGCGGGCTTATTCTGGAATACTCCAACCTGGCCGTTCTCGGAGCCAGCCGCCTCAAATTCCCCGAACTCATCGAAAAGACCATCTGGAATATCGGGGGCGTCACCTTCACCAACCTCAAGGTAATCGTCATCGTCGCAGCCGTTGCCGTATTTGCCTTCCTGAATTTCATTGTCACCAAGACCAAGATAGGCATGGCAATGCGGGGAATCTCGTACGACAAGTTCGCCATTCCCCTCATGGGCATTCCCATCGACACCATCATTGTGTTCACGTTCATTCTCGGTTCCGGTTTTGCCGGGCTGGCCGGACTGCTGTTCGCCATGTCCTACCCGATCCTTGAGCCGTTCATGGGCATGATCATTGGCTGGAAAGCGTTCATCGCTGCGGTTGTTGGTGGTATCGGTGACATTCGCGGCGCCTTCTACGGCGGCTTCCTGTTGGGCTTCATCGAAGTTGGTGTTGTCACCGTCTTCCCGTCCACCTACCGCGATCTCTTCGCCTTTACTATTCTGCTAATCATCCTCTGGATCAAGCCAACCGGATTGTTCGGTATGCCGCAATCCACCAAGATCTAG
- a CDS encoding branched-chain amino acid ABC transporter permease, with product MQKYTFNILLAFCAVVLLVLAQFRIIDNYIQAVVMFVGINIMMSTSLNLVNGNMGEFTCGHAAFMCVGAYVSSILSVLFFGSKFGDPMFPEGMVYIIFPIIILIGGAMAAITSILVALPSFKTRDDYLAIITIAVNYMVISAIENMDFIGGSRGFQGMKDTVWAMVDNTPSWMMGENDFPWVLLYVMLFTAFTIWVIRRFISSTYGKGVNAICQDEVAAEIMSVNTNKIKTINFMISAGLAGCAGGLFAHIIGYVNPQSFNILKSTEAMVMVYLGGMGSLSGAVISAILFTALMEVLRSQAIIDVLTSPATFIFPEWEPSAGVIKWVIIPLMLVLIMQFRPEGLLGNKELSDVFPKLKKYYTFK from the coding sequence ATGCAGAAATACACATTCAACATACTTCTGGCCTTCTGCGCCGTGGTACTGCTGGTACTTGCCCAGTTCCGGATCATCGACAACTACATCCAGGCAGTCGTCATGTTTGTGGGCATCAACATCATGATGTCCACCAGCCTGAACCTCGTAAACGGCAACATGGGTGAATTCACCTGTGGTCACGCTGCCTTCATGTGCGTCGGGGCTTACGTGTCATCCATCCTTTCAGTCCTGTTCTTCGGCAGCAAGTTCGGTGATCCCATGTTCCCTGAGGGCATGGTATACATCATCTTCCCGATCATCATTCTGATAGGTGGAGCCATGGCAGCCATAACGTCCATACTCGTGGCGCTCCCATCCTTTAAAACCCGTGACGACTATCTGGCCATTATCACCATTGCGGTAAACTACATGGTCATTTCCGCCATCGAAAACATGGATTTCATCGGTGGTTCCCGCGGTTTTCAGGGCATGAAAGACACGGTTTGGGCCATGGTGGACAACACGCCGTCATGGATGATGGGCGAGAACGACTTCCCATGGGTGCTGCTCTACGTGATGCTGTTCACAGCGTTCACCATCTGGGTCATCCGCCGGTTCATCTCTTCCACCTACGGCAAAGGCGTCAACGCCATCTGCCAGGATGAGGTAGCCGCCGAAATCATGTCGGTGAACACCAACAAGATCAAAACCATCAACTTCATGATATCCGCAGGACTCGCCGGTTGCGCCGGTGGCCTGTTCGCGCACATCATCGGGTATGTAAACCCGCAGTCCTTCAACATCCTCAAGTCCACCGAAGCCATGGTCATGGTTTACCTCGGCGGCATGGGGTCCCTGTCCGGAGCGGTCATCTCCGCCATCCTGTTCACGGCCCTGATGGAGGTACTGCGTTCACAGGCCATCATTGATGTGCTCACTTCGCCTGCGACTTTCATCTTCCCCGAGTGGGAACCCTCCGCAGGCGTCATCAAGTGGGTGATCATTCCGCTGATGCTGGTTCTGATCATGCAATTCCGCCCCGAAGGACTTCTGGGCAACAAGGAGCTGTCGGACGTGTTCCCGAAACTCAAAAAATACTACACGTTCAAATAA
- a CDS encoding ABC transporter ATP-binding protein, translated as MSLLTIDSLTQRFGGLQAVSEFSVEMKGGELMGLIGPNGAGKTTIFNLISGFYQPTEGSITLNGTPTAGLRPHQVTSLGVARTFQNIRLWHDMTVLDNIRIAQHYRMGYSVWDSIIRGKKYREREARILEIAEELLEAMSLSDYALEYPKNLPYGLQRRVEIARAMSIRPKLLLLDEPAAGLNSSDVEELIKLVSWIHENFDITIFMIEHQMKVVTSLCQWIKVIDFGATIAEGTAEDIQSNPAVIKAYLGDDNI; from the coding sequence ATGTCTTTGCTTACTATCGACTCCCTGACACAACGTTTTGGCGGCCTGCAGGCCGTATCGGAATTCAGCGTTGAGATGAAAGGCGGCGAACTGATGGGACTTATCGGTCCCAACGGCGCCGGCAAGACCACCATCTTCAACCTGATTTCCGGCTTCTACCAACCAACCGAAGGGTCCATCACCCTCAATGGCACACCCACCGCAGGCTTGCGGCCGCATCAGGTCACTTCCCTGGGGGTTGCCCGGACATTCCAGAACATTCGCCTCTGGCACGACATGACTGTTCTGGACAACATTCGTATCGCCCAGCATTATCGCATGGGATACTCGGTGTGGGATTCCATCATTCGCGGCAAGAAATACCGCGAACGTGAAGCGCGAATCCTTGAAATTGCCGAGGAGTTGCTTGAGGCCATGTCCCTCTCTGACTATGCGTTGGAGTACCCGAAAAACCTGCCATACGGCCTCCAGCGCCGCGTGGAGATAGCCCGCGCCATGTCCATTCGCCCGAAGCTGCTGCTTCTGGATGAACCTGCCGCCGGCCTGAACTCGTCTGACGTGGAAGAGCTGATCAAGCTCGTCAGCTGGATTCACGAAAACTTTGATATCACCATCTTCATGATCGAACACCAGATGAAGGTCGTGACATCGTTGTGCCAGTGGATCAAGGTCATTGACTTCGGCGCCACCATTGCCGAAGGCACCGCTGAAGACATTCAATCCAACCCGGCCGTCATCAAGGCCTATCTTGGAGACGACAACATATGA
- a CDS encoding ABC transporter ATP-binding protein — MSTPLIEVENLYVKYGNIEALHGINFTVGEGEIVTLIGANGAGKSTTLMSIAQLPPPEAPKVIKGDIRFKGQSILGMSPDKIVADLHVALVPEGRHIFGNLTVEENLKLATYARKDSQADIQRDYNRVYSLFPRLDERKKQRSESLSGGEQQMLAVGRALMSACRVVMLDEPSMGLAPLLMYDMFRALKELNEEGMTILLIEQNAKLALDFAHRGYVIDTGEIVAEGPSASLMDDPEVKRAYLGG, encoded by the coding sequence ATGAGTACTCCACTTATCGAAGTCGAAAATCTGTACGTCAAGTACGGCAATATCGAAGCCCTGCACGGCATCAACTTCACCGTGGGCGAAGGCGAAATCGTCACCCTTATCGGCGCCAATGGAGCCGGCAAGTCCACGACGCTCATGTCCATTGCGCAGTTGCCGCCGCCCGAGGCTCCCAAGGTCATCAAAGGCGATATCCGCTTCAAGGGGCAATCCATCCTTGGCATGTCCCCGGATAAAATCGTTGCCGACCTGCACGTAGCTCTGGTTCCCGAAGGACGTCATATCTTCGGCAACCTGACCGTTGAGGAGAACCTCAAGCTGGCCACATACGCCCGCAAAGACTCGCAGGCCGACATTCAGCGGGATTACAACCGCGTCTATTCCCTGTTCCCGCGCCTTGACGAGCGCAAGAAACAGCGCTCTGAATCCTTGTCCGGCGGTGAACAGCAGATGCTGGCAGTTGGGCGCGCACTCATGTCCGCATGCCGCGTCGTCATGCTTGATGAGCCGTCAATGGGCCTTGCTCCCCTGCTCATGTACGATATGTTCCGCGCACTCAAAGAATTGAACGAGGAAGGCATGACCATCCTGCTCATCGAGCAGAACGCCAAGCTCGCTTTGGACTTTGCCCACCGCGGATACGTTATCGACACAGGTGAAATTGTAGCCGAAGGCCCCAGTGCCTCACTGATGGACGATCCAGAGGTCAAAAGAGCCTATCTGGGCGGCTAA
- a CDS encoding protein adenylyltransferase SelO: MRFDNSYARLPDRFYERIDPVLVNEPELIRLNRPLMQSMELDLPEDTTELAAILSGNKVPDGAEPLAMAYAGHQFGGFVPQLGDGRAVLLGEVLTEKGRRYDIQLKGSGQTRFSRAGDGRSALGPVLREYIVSEAMHALGIPTTRSLAMVSTGEIVLREKPTPGGVLTRVSSGLVRVGTFEYFAAREDWEAVRLLADHVIERHYPAARKSSTPYLDLYRLVCIATAELVARWMGVGFIHVVMNTDNTAISGETIDYGPCAFMDTYEPDKVFSSIDHFGRYAFNNQPTIAQWNMAAFGGCILPLLSENEDEARSVAQTTLETFSSIFKQSYQKVLTEKIGLPDTEEGFEHARQLLRLMHADHVDFTIAFRTLAEDLDTFSGLFINGAAITSWLGEWERYLDGAGITPDQSMQRMRQVNPAYIPRNHRIEQAIRAAEDDGDYTLTHRLIEVLENPYDDQPAYHEYRNPPKPEEIVRQTFCGT, translated from the coding sequence ATGCGATTTGATAATAGTTATGCACGCCTTCCCGATCGATTCTATGAACGTATTGACCCTGTTCTGGTCAATGAGCCTGAGCTTATACGGTTGAATCGACCTTTGATGCAATCTATGGAACTCGACCTCCCGGAGGATACTACTGAGTTGGCGGCCATTCTGTCTGGCAACAAGGTGCCGGATGGGGCAGAGCCACTGGCCATGGCGTATGCAGGGCATCAGTTCGGAGGATTTGTTCCGCAACTGGGTGATGGCCGTGCAGTCCTGTTGGGAGAGGTGCTGACTGAGAAGGGAAGGCGGTACGATATTCAATTGAAGGGTTCGGGACAGACGCGTTTTTCGCGTGCTGGCGATGGGCGATCCGCCCTTGGGCCGGTATTGCGAGAATATATCGTCAGTGAGGCCATGCATGCGCTGGGCATTCCTACAACGCGCTCACTGGCAATGGTCAGTACAGGCGAAATCGTGCTCAGGGAAAAGCCCACACCGGGAGGCGTACTGACTCGTGTTTCATCCGGTCTGGTCCGTGTCGGAACCTTTGAATACTTTGCAGCGCGTGAGGACTGGGAAGCTGTTCGGTTACTGGCTGATCATGTCATTGAGCGGCATTACCCGGCTGCCAGGAAGTCGAGCACACCGTATCTGGACCTGTATCGTTTGGTCTGCATTGCCACAGCAGAACTTGTGGCCCGCTGGATGGGGGTGGGATTCATCCATGTCGTCATGAATACGGACAATACCGCTATTAGCGGCGAGACCATAGACTATGGCCCGTGTGCGTTCATGGATACCTACGAGCCGGACAAGGTGTTCAGTTCCATCGATCATTTCGGCCGATATGCATTCAATAACCAGCCGACCATCGCGCAATGGAACATGGCGGCTTTCGGCGGATGTATCCTTCCACTGCTTAGCGAAAATGAAGATGAAGCACGAAGCGTGGCGCAGACCACCCTTGAGACCTTCTCTTCCATCTTCAAGCAGAGTTATCAAAAGGTGCTCACGGAAAAGATCGGTTTACCGGATACGGAGGAGGGCTTTGAGCATGCTCGACAGTTGCTTCGCCTTATGCATGCGGATCACGTTGATTTTACGATTGCTTTCCGAACGCTTGCCGAAGATCTTGATACCTTTTCCGGTTTGTTCATCAATGGAGCGGCTATTACGTCCTGGCTCGGTGAGTGGGAGCGTTACCTTGATGGAGCAGGTATAACCCCGGATCAGAGCATGCAACGCATGCGTCAGGTCAATCCGGCCTATATTCCGCGCAACCACAGGATCGAGCAGGCAATCCGGGCAGCCGAAGATGATGGTGACTATACGTTGACGCACCGGCTGATCGAGGTTCTAGAAAATCCGTATGATGATCAACCCGCATATCATGAGTACAGGAATCCTCCCAAGCCGGAAGAAATCGTCAGGCAGACATTTTGTGGAACCTAG
- a CDS encoding peptidylprolyl isomerase, translating into MIKMETSMGDIVIELDFDKAPISAANFQQYVEDGFYDGLIFHRVINGFMVQGGGMDENMNEKPTREPIKNEANNGVKNDCYTLAMARTMDPHSASSQFFINVKDNGFLNFTAETPQGWGYAVFGKVVEGTEVVDAIKEVPTGRNGFHDDVPVEPVFINKATVIED; encoded by the coding sequence ATGATCAAAATGGAAACAAGCATGGGCGACATCGTCATCGAACTGGACTTCGACAAGGCTCCCATCAGCGCTGCCAACTTTCAGCAGTACGTTGAAGACGGATTCTACGACGGTTTGATCTTCCACCGCGTCATCAATGGTTTCATGGTTCAGGGCGGCGGCATGGATGAGAACATGAATGAAAAGCCGACCCGTGAGCCCATCAAGAACGAAGCTAACAATGGTGTGAAGAACGACTGCTACACCCTGGCTATGGCCCGTACCATGGATCCGCATTCTGCCTCTTCCCAGTTCTTCATCAACGTCAAGGACAATGGTTTCCTGAACTTCACCGCAGAGACCCCTCAGGGCTGGGGCTACGCTGTTTTTGGCAAAGTTGTCGAAGGCACCGAAGTCGTTGATGCTATCAAGGAAGTACCTACCGGGCGTAACGGTTTCCACGACGATGTTCCTGTTGAGCCGGTTTTCATCAACAAGGCTACTGTCATCGAAGATTAA
- a CDS encoding DegT/DnrJ/EryC1/StrS family aminotransferase encodes MGIPFIDLKAQYQRVEEAVKKGIDGVLDHGAYVMGPEITELEDQLADFSDVKHAVGCASGTDALIMALMAFEVGPGDAVFTTPFTFMATAESIALLGATPVFVDIDPVTFNIDPDDLRRKVRYVKNERKDLTPKGVIAVDLFGQPADYDRIEPLAHNNGLFLIVDAAQSFGATYKGKPVCSLGDVACTSFFPAKPLGCYGDGGMVFAQNDELHKLLVSIRVHGMGEDKYENVRLGINGRLDSMQAAVLLAKFAIFADEIEKRQQAADRYAELLSDVPDLVVPKVAEGNTSVWAQYSLLANDSAHREELMTKLRENDIPSVIYYPKPLHQQKAFADLNYSKGDFPVCDSVADRIFSLPMHPYLEEEDQKTIAKVLKG; translated from the coding sequence ATGGGAATTCCTTTCATCGATCTGAAAGCGCAATATCAGCGTGTTGAAGAGGCGGTTAAAAAGGGTATTGATGGTGTGTTGGATCATGGCGCATATGTCATGGGACCGGAGATAACCGAACTCGAAGACCAACTTGCCGATTTTTCTGACGTTAAGCATGCTGTTGGATGTGCCTCGGGAACTGATGCCCTGATCATGGCGCTGATGGCGTTTGAGGTTGGACCGGGTGATGCCGTTTTCACGACCCCGTTTACGTTCATGGCGACTGCAGAATCCATTGCTCTGCTTGGTGCAACGCCGGTATTTGTCGATATCGACCCGGTCACCTTCAATATTGATCCCGACGACCTCCGCCGCAAGGTTCGCTACGTCAAAAATGAACGCAAGGACCTGACACCCAAAGGGGTGATCGCCGTTGATCTGTTCGGTCAACCGGCTGATTATGACCGTATAGAGCCTTTGGCTCACAATAACGGGCTGTTCCTCATCGTTGATGCAGCACAGTCTTTTGGCGCTACCTACAAGGGTAAACCTGTCTGCTCGCTGGGCGATGTCGCATGTACCTCCTTCTTCCCGGCCAAGCCGCTTGGTTGTTACGGTGATGGTGGTATGGTCTTCGCGCAAAACGATGAGCTGCATAAGCTGCTTGTCTCCATCCGTGTACATGGAATGGGTGAGGACAAGTACGAGAACGTGCGTCTTGGCATCAATGGGCGCCTCGACTCCATGCAGGCGGCGGTCCTTCTCGCGAAGTTCGCCATTTTCGCCGATGAGATCGAAAAGCGGCAGCAGGCTGCTGATCGGTATGCAGAACTGCTGAGTGACGTTCCTGATCTGGTTGTTCCGAAGGTGGCAGAAGGCAATACCTCTGTCTGGGCCCAGTACTCACTGCTTGCCAACGACAGCGCCCATCGAGAGGAGCTGATGACCAAGCTTCGCGAAAATGATATACCTTCGGTCATCTACTATCCCAAGCCGTTGCATCAGCAAAAGGCATTTGCTGATCTGAACTACTCCAAGGGTGATTTCCCTGTGTGTGATTCCGTGGCTGATCGTATTTTCAGCCTGCCCATGCACCCGTACCTTGAGGAAGAGGACCAGAAGACCATCGCCAAGGTACTCAAAGGATAA
- a CDS encoding cobyrinate a,c-diamide synthase — translation MTIPRFILAGLSGGTGKTIVSLGLARAFHLRGLRVAPFKKGPDYIDAKWLGLAADSVCSNLDPFFHTDSMLQSLLVHKSAGRDISLIEGNRGLFDGKDRHGSCSTAELARKLDTPVILTIDCTKMTRTVAAIVQGCVHFEQGLNLAGVILNRTAGERHRSVLKESIEEHTDIPVLGMLPKLKDNPIPERHMGLMSDQEYDGTDYGSEQKALDALATMAEEWLDLEAILKIASAAPATSQQVPQLFPGDPKPRNVRIGYVHDAALWFYYPENLEALEHAGAELVRLSLLSDEPWPEVDGLYIGGGFPEVFADRIAKNRGVLDSLRHLSEAGAPVYAECGGFMVLCDYLKTDDNTYPMAGVFPVGTTFCQRPQGLGYTEAVAVRDTVFFPEGGRVLGHEFHYSVCLDKEKEALDYAMRMDRGKGVGIGWDGLHVNNTLAGYNHTHALAVPEWAPRFVEAAKLFRESRDL, via the coding sequence ATAACAATCCCCAGATTTATTTTAGCCGGTTTATCCGGCGGTACCGGGAAGACTATTGTCTCCCTGGGCCTTGCTCGCGCGTTTCATCTGCGCGGCTTACGAGTTGCCCCTTTCAAGAAAGGCCCTGACTACATTGATGCCAAATGGCTTGGTCTGGCTGCAGATTCTGTCTGTTCTAATCTTGACCCGTTTTTTCATACCGACTCCATGTTGCAGTCCCTGCTGGTCCACAAGTCCGCCGGTCGTGATATCAGCCTGATAGAAGGCAACCGTGGATTGTTCGATGGCAAGGATCGACATGGTAGCTGTTCCACGGCTGAGTTGGCGCGCAAGCTTGATACTCCTGTCATATTGACCATTGATTGTACCAAGATGACGCGAACTGTTGCCGCCATCGTGCAAGGGTGCGTTCATTTCGAGCAGGGGTTGAATCTGGCCGGTGTGATCCTCAACAGAACTGCCGGCGAACGGCATCGCTCCGTCCTCAAGGAATCTATCGAGGAGCATACCGACATACCAGTGCTGGGCATGCTTCCCAAGCTCAAGGATAACCCTATTCCGGAGCGTCACATGGGGTTGATGTCAGACCAGGAGTACGACGGTACTGATTACGGAAGCGAACAAAAAGCGTTGGATGCGCTTGCGACCATGGCTGAGGAGTGGCTTGACCTGGAAGCGATTCTGAAAATTGCCTCTGCTGCACCTGCTACGTCCCAACAGGTTCCCCAATTATTTCCTGGCGATCCCAAGCCTCGCAATGTTCGTATCGGTTACGTCCACGATGCCGCTCTCTGGTTTTATTACCCGGAGAACCTTGAGGCACTGGAACACGCAGGGGCCGAACTTGTCCGTCTGAGCCTGTTGTCGGATGAACCGTGGCCCGAAGTGGATGGGCTGTATATTGGTGGCGGTTTCCCAGAAGTTTTTGCCGATCGCATAGCCAAAAACAGGGGTGTTCTCGATTCCTTGCGGCACTTGTCCGAGGCCGGTGCTCCGGTGTATGCGGAGTGCGGTGGCTTCATGGTGTTGTGTGATTACCTCAAGACAGATGACAATACCTATCCCATGGCAGGTGTATTCCCGGTGGGGACTACCTTTTGTCAGCGCCCACAGGGGTTGGGATATACAGAAGCCGTCGCGGTTCGGGACACTGTCTTTTTTCCAGAAGGTGGCCGTGTTTTAGGTCATGAATTTCATTATTCCGTGTGTTTGGATAAAGAGAAAGAAGCTCTCGATTATGCCATGCGCATGGACAGGGGCAAAGGGGTCGGCATCGGTTGGGACGGCCTGCATGTAAACAATACGCTTGCAGGATACAATCACACCCACGCCCTTGCCGTACCTGAGTGGGCTCCTCGATTCGTAGAGGCTGCCAAGCTGTTTCGCGAGTCACGCGATCTATAA
- a CDS encoding dissimilatory sulfite reductase D family protein has translation MALDPEAAKAEIIAFCESKSKNKSKFYFNDFTKLFPEEKSRAVKKILTQLIQEEKLVFWSSGSTTMYGLAGAGKQAASEGEG, from the coding sequence ATGGCACTCGATCCTGAAGCCGCAAAAGCTGAAATTATTGCTTTTTGCGAGTCCAAATCCAAGAATAAGTCCAAGTTCTACTTCAATGACTTCACCAAGCTGTTCCCGGAAGAGAAGAGCCGTGCAGTCAAGAAGATTCTTACCCAGCTGATTCAGGAAGAAAAACTGGTGTTCTGGTCCTCCGGTTCCACCACCATGTACGGCCTTGCTGGCGCTGGCAAGCAGGCTGCTTCCGAGGGCGAAGGTTAA
- the dsrB gene encoding dissimilatory-type sulfite reductase subunit beta yields the protein MAFISSGYNPDKPMEGRISDIGPRHFTDFLPPVIAKNFGKWDYHEILEPGLLCHTAESGDKVYTVRCGSARLVSVTYIRELCDIADKFTGGHLRFTTRNNIEFILESLDEAKELMTFLEGQKFDGGSHKFPVGGTGAGVTNIVHTQGWIHCHTPASDASGTVKATMDVVFDDFKDMKLPAPVRISMACCLNMCGAVHCSDIAILGVHRKPPLIDHEYLDNLCEIPLAVASCPTGAVRPTKVELNGETYKTVAIKEERCMFCGNCYTMCPSLPLSDGEGDGIAIMVGGKISNRITKPAFSKVVVPFVPNEPPRWPTMTKVIKKILDTYAAEANKYERLGDWANRIGWERFFEKCELEFSSHLIDDFRDPAYYTWRQTTQFKW from the coding sequence ATGGCTTTCATTTCTTCCGGATACAATCCTGACAAACCGATGGAAGGTCGTATCTCTGATATCGGCCCCCGCCACTTCACGGATTTCCTTCCCCCGGTAATTGCTAAGAACTTCGGCAAGTGGGACTACCACGAGATCCTCGAACCGGGTCTCCTGTGCCACACCGCCGAGTCTGGTGACAAAGTCTACACCGTTCGTTGCGGTTCCGCACGTCTGGTTTCCGTCACCTACATTCGTGAACTCTGTGACATCGCTGACAAGTTCACCGGTGGACACCTGCGTTTCACCACTCGTAACAACATCGAGTTCATCCTCGAGTCCCTGGACGAAGCCAAAGAACTGATGACCTTCCTGGAAGGCCAGAAGTTCGACGGTGGTTCTCACAAGTTCCCCGTTGGTGGTACCGGTGCCGGTGTCACTAACATCGTCCACACCCAGGGTTGGATTCACTGCCACACCCCGGCTTCCGACGCTTCCGGTACCGTTAAGGCTACCATGGACGTCGTATTCGATGACTTCAAGGACATGAAGCTGCCTGCTCCGGTTCGCATCTCCATGGCTTGCTGCCTCAACATGTGTGGCGCGGTTCACTGCTCCGACATCGCTATCCTCGGTGTTCACCGCAAGCCGCCCCTCATTGACCACGAGTACCTTGACAACCTTTGTGAGATCCCCCTGGCCGTCGCTTCCTGCCCCACCGGTGCAGTTCGCCCGACCAAGGTAGAGCTCAACGGTGAGACCTACAAGACCGTCGCAATTAAGGAAGAGCGCTGCATGTTCTGTGGTAACTGCTACACCATGTGCCCCTCCCTGCCTCTGTCCGACGGTGAAGGTGACGGTATTGCCATCATGGTTGGTGGTAAGATCTCCAACCGTATCACCAAGCCCGCCTTCTCCAAGGTTGTAGTACCTTTCGTACCCAACGAGCCGCCTCGCTGGCCTACGATGACCAAGGTCATCAAGAAGATCCTCGACACCTACGCTGCCGAGGCCAACAAGTACGAGCGTCTGGGCGACTGGGCTAACCGTATTGGTTGGGAACGCTTCTTCGAGAAATGCGAACTGGAATTCAGCTCTCACCTGATTGATGATTTCCGTGATCCCGCATACTACACCTGGCGTCAGACCACTCAGTTCAAGTGGTAA